In Erigeron canadensis isolate Cc75 chromosome 1, C_canadensis_v1, whole genome shotgun sequence, a single window of DNA contains:
- the LOC122595484 gene encoding protein GL2-INTERACTING REPRESSOR 1-like, with translation MTKRNDNREVLKLDLKLNLSPPRTQWPVMTTTTESPNRSSPITISPTNSCVSLELETADHDHELRYSSSPETTSMMLAGCPRCLMYVMLADEDYPKCPKCKSTVLLDVLLDKPIKKMRN, from the coding sequence ATGACCAAAAGAAATGATAATAGAGAGGTACTTAAACTTGACTTGAAACTAAACCTATCACCTCCTAGAACTCAATGGCCAGTCATGACCACCACAACCGAATCACCAAACCGGTCATCACCTATTACCATTTCTCCAACCAACTCATGTGTGTCATTGGAGCTTGAGACCGCTGATCATGATCATGAGCTCCGATACTCGAGCAGCCCGGAAACAACATCGATGATGCTAGCCGGATGTCCACGGTGTTTGATGTATGTTATGCTTGCTGATGAAGACTACCCCAAGTGTCCTAAATGTAAGAGCACTGTTTTGCTTGATGTTTTGCTTGACAAGCCTATCAAGAAAATGAGaaattag